From a region of the Neobacillus niacini genome:
- a CDS encoding DNA internalization-related competence protein ComEC/Rec2, translating into MNGKYFYFAIAALLGISTSLFLFLPVIFLTTIYLFLLSKYKSYSSYQLIFVTGIFILFFLTSEHTLADNTSKLSDNTSTFQIQYTENTKFDGDLLKVAALDRKNKEKLLIRYQIKSEEEKKELKNTNFYGRLCQVTGQLKNPSIAKNPNAFNYRTYLYNKQVYKIVELSNQPLSKCSLIKSSPLTMIKEIRFNGIGYLEKNFPTEIAALSAALIFGDRSMFDPEILMDYQKTGIVHLLAISGLHVSLLIGMVFYLGIRIGLTRQFMMNFLLIILPIYAILTGASPSVIRSVLMIFLVLFILRWKKHLKMSPIDAISLTLMIYVFFTPLIILDAGFQLSFSVSFAIILSSSNILSRYQQTISAMVVTSIIAQLAALPILLYHFFEISFISIAANLLYIPLFSFVFLPGLYLLFFIQIIFKDTPSFLINIFMKIITLANSLIEQLADLSFAQFITGRPNWLNFMVYILIILIIFLLWEAGLQQRRKYIIILLAIILFTFQNIWNWANPYGEVTMIDVGQGDSILIHYPFGNGTYLIDTGGSVQFEEEEWKKAAKPYEVGRDVVVPFLKGKGIKKLDKLILTHGDSDHIGGSVAVLKEIEVEQIIMPSVAEPSQSELTVIQEANKLGIQVVKVARGSQWKNGKSLFYVLSPEKNYQGERNSGSIVIIANIGGLKWFFGGDLDQEGEDRIIRKYPNLDIDILKVGHHGSKTSSSEKFINSITPTISLISVGERNRYGHPHNEVLEQLAKTTIYRTDLHGAITYRFYGERGTFSSYLHNIKQ; encoded by the coding sequence ATGAATGGTAAATATTTTTATTTTGCGATAGCTGCGTTATTAGGTATATCAACCTCGTTATTTCTTTTTCTTCCGGTTATTTTTTTAACCACCATTTACCTTTTTCTCCTTAGTAAATATAAGAGCTATAGCAGCTACCAGCTTATATTTGTCACCGGTATTTTCATTCTTTTTTTTCTCACCAGTGAACATACCTTAGCAGATAATACATCTAAACTGTCAGACAACACATCTACCTTTCAAATTCAATATACAGAAAATACAAAATTTGATGGTGATTTGCTTAAGGTTGCAGCATTAGATAGAAAGAATAAAGAAAAGCTTCTAATACGCTATCAAATAAAATCTGAGGAAGAGAAAAAGGAACTTAAAAACACCAACTTTTATGGCCGTCTCTGTCAAGTCACTGGTCAATTGAAAAATCCTTCCATTGCTAAAAATCCGAATGCTTTTAACTACCGTACATATTTATACAATAAACAAGTTTATAAGATTGTCGAACTAAGTAATCAACCTCTAAGTAAATGCTCTCTCATTAAGTCATCTCCATTAACCATGATAAAAGAAATACGTTTTAATGGTATAGGCTACCTCGAAAAAAACTTTCCAACTGAAATTGCGGCACTTTCAGCAGCATTAATTTTTGGGGATCGGAGTATGTTTGATCCAGAGATATTAATGGATTATCAAAAGACAGGTATCGTCCATTTACTGGCCATTTCTGGGCTGCATGTTTCTTTATTAATTGGCATGGTTTTTTATTTAGGAATTAGAATTGGGTTAACTAGACAGTTCATGATGAATTTTCTTCTAATCATTTTACCGATTTATGCAATTTTAACCGGTGCTTCACCTTCCGTTATAAGGTCTGTATTAATGATCTTCCTTGTTTTATTTATTTTACGATGGAAAAAACATTTAAAAATGTCACCAATTGATGCTATTAGTCTCACGCTAATGATATATGTATTTTTTACTCCGCTGATTATTTTAGATGCAGGGTTTCAGTTGTCCTTTTCCGTCAGCTTTGCCATTATTTTATCTTCCTCTAACATTCTGTCTCGGTACCAACAAACAATTTCAGCCATGGTGGTTACCTCAATTATTGCTCAACTTGCAGCGCTGCCAATATTACTGTACCACTTTTTTGAAATTTCCTTTATTAGCATTGCGGCTAATCTTCTTTATATTCCACTCTTTTCATTTGTTTTTCTTCCAGGTTTATATCTTTTGTTTTTCATTCAGATTATCTTTAAGGACACTCCATCGTTTCTTATAAATATATTTATGAAAATAATTACCTTAGCAAATAGTCTAATTGAACAGCTTGCAGACTTATCGTTTGCTCAGTTTATAACTGGAAGACCAAACTGGCTAAACTTTATGGTTTATATTCTTATTATCCTAATTATTTTTCTATTATGGGAAGCAGGTTTGCAACAAAGAAGGAAATACATAATCATTCTTTTAGCAATTATTTTATTTACATTTCAGAACATATGGAATTGGGCAAATCCATATGGGGAAGTCACCATGATTGATGTTGGACAGGGGGATAGTATATTAATTCACTATCCATTTGGTAATGGTACTTATTTAATTGATACTGGAGGCAGTGTCCAATTCGAAGAGGAAGAATGGAAAAAGGCAGCAAAACCATATGAAGTTGGGAGAGATGTGGTGGTCCCATTTTTGAAGGGGAAGGGAATAAAGAAACTAGATAAACTAATCCTGACACATGGTGATAGTGATCATATTGGCGGGTCTGTAGCTGTTTTGAAGGAAATAGAAGTAGAACAGATTATTATGCCGTCGGTTGCTGAACCTTCACAATCCGAATTAACCGTTATTCAGGAGGCGAATAAATTAGGTATTCAGGTGGTAAAGGTTGCTCGGGGAAGTCAATGGAAAAATGGAAAAAGCTTATTTTATGTTTTAAGTCCTGAAAAAAATTATCAGGGCGAGCGTAATAGTGGATCGATCGTCATTATCGCCAACATTGGAGGGCTCAAGTGGTTTTTTGGAGGTGATCTCGATCAAGAGGGGGAAGATAGGATTATAAGGAAATACCCAAACTTGGATATTGATATTTTGAAGGTTGGTCACCACGGTAGTAAGACCTCAAGCAGTGAGAAATTTATCAATAGTATTACACCAACGATTTCCTTGATCTCTGTTGGTGAAAGAAACCGGTATGGTCATCCTCATAACGAGGTGTTAGAACAACTTGCAAAAACAACAATATACCGGACTGATCTGCATGGTGCAATTACGTATAGGTTTTACGGTGAGCGTGGAACCTTTTCTTCCTATTTACATAATATAAAGCAATAG